Genomic window (Myxocyprinus asiaticus isolate MX2 ecotype Aquarium Trade chromosome 50, UBuf_Myxa_2, whole genome shotgun sequence):
TTAATAATCAGTTATTCATTTACTGtcataatgtctttttttttccaaaacattttttttattgattcaaaaatacacaacacatacacatcgaatcaacatttaacatttaaccccctctaatatccctccccaatcaccaaccccaccctgacccccaacaaacacccctgtggtcacatatcataacacacacacacacacacacacacacacacacacaaaaagaaaacaaaaaaataaaatataacaaacatTCATAATtcaactaaacttctctctcacCATCCCCTCCCCAAGGGTCACCCCAAAaacgctaaataattgccccatttcctaacAACAAGTCCCTAAACCGCAGCCTTCTACAtaccacctcctcgaaagctgcccccctccccatctccacacaccactccggaaatgagggagctccatccgacttccaaccccttaacatactttgtctgccaatcatgatactggtcagaacccaattttttatgtgtttatcccccaaattaatgaccgccccatcacccaaaatacagagtctggggcaaagtaaaatttgagtgcccaaaacgtcacacatacaaccaaaaatcttggatccaAAAagcatgggtggtgtctccatcttctgattggcatcgccagcaggtgggtgtgtctttaagaccaagcctatacaatctagagggggtccaatagaatcgatgtaaaattttgaattgcataaggtgcacccttacatctctagatacagacttaatgttttttataatcctagtccacactccctcctccaataccaaatttaaatctttctcccataatctcttaatagaagttaaagctccgtccttcagactctgaattagcagggagtaatacactgatgcctcatgacctaatcacctctcccagagtatctgccgctttaggggggtgtatgctactcccaaaaatagtacagagcaggtggcacagctgtaaatacctaaagaactgagatctggggatcccaaaatgttgaaccaaattttcaaaggatctcaatactccactctcatacaggccaccgagtgtagtaactccCCTCACAacccactctgaccagcagaaaggggacttgttaatacataatttggggttcagccatatgctcgaggcaacatttaaataaatgtctgaattaaacactctggacacttttgtccgtaccgagtgtaaatgcgagatatcggggtgtaacttctccagtttgtttgatagaaaggatttgcagtggcgaaataggggcaagaacttcctgttcaatagaacaccagggaggggctctctcaggtggaagcgaccaatgagccaaatgtctgagactgaatgcataataataaaactaaatcttgggtaggtctagccctcctttgtcaatcggcctatgtaacttattgaaatgtaatctgggacgtttaccattccaaatgaaggacttcactatgctatcaaattgcttgaaataagagagggggacatctatagggagagattgtagcaggtagttgaattttggaatacaaatcattttaataacattaaccttcccaatcatagataaatttaatgaagcccacctgcccacatcgctcgaaaacctttttattaaagggtcaaaattaacactaactaaatcagacaaatttgctgggaataaaatgcccaaatacttaatgccctgtttgggccactggaaggcgcccagctggaaagccgttactggacagtacgctctcagagccaaagcttcggatttagaccaattaactctgaatcctgagaacttagaaaaggaattcataattctgtggaggcaaggcatagatctattaggttcagagacgaataataaaacataatctgtgtaaagcagaagcttatgcgccacacctcccgctatcacccctggaaaatcatcctcctttcttatcgcggctgctaatggttccagggcaagacagaacaataatggggaaagagggcaaccctgccgagtgcccctatccagagtaaaataatctgaaattaatccatttgtttgtaccgctgctaccgggtgtctataaagtaacttaatccatccaataaatgtactcctgaacccatacatttccaaaatcttaaaaagataatcccattctaccatatcaaacgagtctgatcattcgctactgatcacatgatattgatgagacgccatATTGATgaaaatattatcagaagagctgcggccccgaataaaccccacaagatctatatgtataagcgATGTcataatcgattagccagaattttttacaatattttattggagtggtggtggtgtagtggactaaagcactgaactggtaatcagaaggttgctggtttaatccccacagccaccatcatcatgtccttgagtaaggcacttaactccaggttgctccagggggattgtccctgtaataagtgcactgtaagtcactttggataaaagcatctgccaaatgcataaatgtaaatgtaaatattttaatatctatctggatcagagaaattggacggtaactcttacactcgcttggatctttgtcctttttaagaatgagactgatccaggcttgtgtcatggttggaggaagctttccattctttaatgattattttccatatactaaaggctaaggggatttttttttaaggggattatcacagtctgggatatgtcaatgattagcaacaacattgattttgatgcattattatttttttgtgcagtgtcagatttaataaacacactcaggaccttaaaggacaaaaatgtctgcgtcaaacaactgccataataatattatatattaatattattttccattttcacTGACTGACTAACCCTTTAACtaatcataactaccaaatattcattcattttcaggattttaacccattaaatgccagtttgtttacataatgccactgttgttttttacacacacacacacatttctcagtacacactctaacatccataccaacacacccacacaattttatctgcatcatttattcagttgtcctgcagtgctctataatacagcaaacagagaataggggaaaagcttgtatttgctccataggctaaacatgagaaaaatggcgccatctggtggaaatcagaaaatgttaaaaatgtacattttgaagccagggctctggaatgaaagcataatatcatataattcatgattttatgctttaatggcactgggatcaaatattgcagttttaatgggtttcaatggggacatttttgtcctgaaggtcctgagtgtgactaTTTTGTGTAACAGTgtgttatagatgtattataggaaatgAGGTTGAAATATCCACATTCCCCCCAAatatacacacctttggctaaatgtatgccgttggcattaacacagccaaaatgatcgaaaaaaacaaaaatgtcccgaaggtcgcacaagggttaattacACTACAATGTGGTACGTATGGTATTGAATCGTGAGCGTCGTATCGtacaatacaatatttatttttttttacaccccaCTTTATACCGTTCATGCTATTGAAGAGACAGTAAGTGTATCCCTCATAGCCTCATTgttattcccattaaaaatcaaagatgctgctagcgtgaataaggtctattgaaaGCCTCATTAAGCTTCATTTTTCTATCACAAGAAGACTCGTGttgaactgttgtgtgtgtgctgtgcggGCAGGTACAGACGATCTGAACCGGCTGGTGTCAGAAGAGTTCCTCTCGTTCTTCATCCAGACCGTCGGTCATTTCTCACAACACGTGAAGCGCTGCGGGAACACACGACAGTTCCAGAAGAAATCCTTCCTGAAGTCCGTCCAACACAAATCACATCTCGACTTCATCAAACTCTTCATCCGCACACAGATGTTTGATCTGTTTATACAGGAGGAGGAGACACAACCAAACCCAAACGGTACACACGCCTTTAAATATCATATATAACTGGCTGTACATCCTGTATGTTCTGAGTATGTACTGTTTGTTCTGCAGGGGTTTTTCATAAGAAAGTTTCAGAGTATCATgagaggaagaagagagaaaagaCTAAAACACAGTGGGTGCGAAGTTTCGTGGTGTGACTGACTGTGTTTACACTGAAATTTACCAGCATTTGATCAATTAGATCAAAACATTTCTCATGTAAAAGCATCAAACCTGTAATATCTGTCAGTGGTGAGTATTTAATGCTGTGTATTTGTATTGTCatgttttaatgtaataaaatatcatctgaatTCATTAAGATGCTGTCGGTTTATATCTCATAATTCCCGTttgattattgttttattaatcttatgaaacctgtcaagaacaaatGTACGAGTTcttcatatttcaccccaaaaatctcAAGAAAATAGCACCTATTTAAGGACCGTTACGATTATTATTTTGGAGTggaaaatttgcttttaattatcatgaaaacaatgtcccaaaatcttaatatttaacaaaatcgacttaatttatttttctacagtaacatttattttttatgttaataaaaacatctttttttATAGATATGTTTTGTTTAAACTTATCCAGATAGAAACAAACTCCTGATATAATATTCATGCATTTTAAATTCAGACACATAAGCCAAATAAGCATTAACCAATGGTATATGAGAATGAATACAGTGATTTCTAGAACTGCATAAAAGCAGTGGAACAAATCAGTGAAACGTTTCTGTAGTACCAATCATCAGGAAGTGAAAGTTTAAAATCAGACTGTGCTACAGTACCGTGCGGCTGTATAAAACATTACTTACACTGATCAGTGCTGGTATTAAAAGTTTTATAATGCTGTGTATCGGTTAGTACAGTGTTTTCTCCTGAAATCCTGCGGGTTACTGGCCTGTGTTGTGTGTTCAGATGCTGCCGGCGAGCAGCGGTGACGTCTCTGCAGGTGTGCGTGCTGTAACGGGACGGTAATGAGGAGAATCATACAGGTGATTACAGTGAAGCAACACGTCCGCTCGCAGATTGATCTTCTACAGAGAAACAGAGACTCGTTTGACACATCGAACAGTGTTTATATGGGTTTCTATGAGCAGATGTGAGATGTTTTACCTTGAAGTCTCTGATGTAAGTGAAGAAGAAGCTGACGAAGGAAAGAGCCAAAGACCATTCTGATATCGTACTGATGATATGAGCCGTGAATCCCTgataaacacacaatcacacaaatatacacacttcATCAGAGCTTTCTTATAAATACACACAGTTAAAACACTCTCCCACAActattgacagatttatttgcatGGCATGACTTGCATTTACTGGATTACTGGATAAAGATTTGTTCAGTCATATTATAGAGATTGCATACACACGAGCGATTTCAAGTAGAGCTGAGCACCATACCAATTATATTGAATTACTTTCTacgttttaagattttattaatttctacacacacacactcactctctcacacacacacactcactctctcacacacacactcacagaaacacacactcatacacacacaaacacacactcacacatacacacactcatacacacactcacacaaacacactcgtacacaaacactcacagaatcacacactcatacactctcacacacacacactcgtacacacacactctcactcacacacacacacacacactcgtacacacactcactctctcacacacacacacgcacaaacacacacacacacacacatacacactaacacacacagaaacacacactcacacatacacaaacactcgtacacacacaatcacacacacacttgtacacactcactcacacaaacacacactcatacactcacacatacacacactcatacacacaaacactcacagaaTCACACACTcgtacactctctctcacacacacacacacactcgcacatacacactaacacacaaaacacaatcacacacactcgtacacacactcactctaacacacacacacactcgcacacagaaacacactctctcacacacacacactcgtacacacactctctcacacacacactcgtacacacacacacacactcacacacagaaacacactctcacacacacacactcgtacacacactctctcacacacacactcgtacacacacacaaacacacactcgtacacacaaactcacagaaTCACACATTCGTACACTCgttctcacacacacagaaacacacacacacacactcgcacagaaactcacacacacactcacatacacacaaacacacactcactcacacaatcacacacacactcctacacacacaatcacacacactcactctgacacatacacacacacagaaacacacactcgtacacacactctctcacatacacactcgtacacacaaactcacagaaTCACACATTCGTacactctctttctcacacacactcgcacagaaaacacacactcactcacacaatcacacacacactcgtacacacactctctcacacacacacactcgtacaCTCAAACTCACAGAATCACACATTCGTacactctttctcacacacacacagaaacacactaacacacacactcgcacagaaACACagactcacatacacacaaacacacacacacttgcacacacacacaaaatcgtacacacacacaaacacacactcgtaCATACAAACTCGCAGAATCACACATtcgtacactcacacacacacacacactcacatacacacaaacgcacactcacacaatcacacacacactcgtacacacactcactctaacacatacacacactcacacacagaaacacacagtaacacagaaacacagaaacacacactcacacacagaaacacacactcacacagaaacacacactcacacagaaacacacagtaacacacagaaacacacacacacacactcacacacagaaacacacactcacacagaaacacacagtaacacacagaaactcacacacagaaacacacacgcacacagaaacacacactcacacagaaacacacagtaacacacagaaacacacacacacacacactcacacacagaaacacacacgcacacagaaacacacagtaacacacagaaacacacagaaacacacacgcacacagaaacacactctaacacacagaaacacacatacacacgctaacacacagaaacacacactaacacacagaaacacacacacacacactcacaggttCTCCAGGAGTCCAGTGTAGTTTCTTGTTGACTTCTACTCCAGGCAAACTGCTGTACATGATCACAGACGACACAAACACTCCCACAGTCAAGGAGCAAAACAAAACCACATGCTGTACAACACATATCTGACCACTAGAGTATGTAAGGAAGGATACTGCTGATAATACTGGCTGAAGTCCAGATCCCCACACTCAGTCGAGTCCAGAACATGGTTTTACTGTGGACGTGAGGCTGCATGAGGTACGACAGCAGCGTTTGCACGAAAATATACAGAGCGCCGACTCCAAACGTCAACACCGCACCGACCAGATGCATCGAGAACAGGGTGGTTTTCTGCCAAACACGTTATTAGCATTCTCATTAACTCAACACAACAACGTCCTGCagttatttaaagggacagttcactcaaaaatggaaatATACTACATCACAGATGTACTACATCATCTGGACTGTTTTCATGATGCTTGTGGATGATGAATACGTGAAATGTGTGTACCTGAAAGTTTGCGACAACGCACATGCCGAGCGAACTCCCGCAACCCAGCACGAACCCCAACAGATTGAGCCGGTTCAGTCGAGTGTCATACTCGTCCATCAGCGCCTGCAGCTGCTTATAGCGCACGTACATCGTAGCGACACCTGCAGGACAACGTGTAGATCTATGTGTCAACTACACACTTCTAGCAGACATATGTGAACTGGGATCAGCTCTAGTTACAGGTCATAAGGTCAGGGTTTAGGGTGCTGGTTTGACTGACCTAAGAATGCCGACACGTTCAACATGATTCCAAACACACACCTCTCTGGAGCGACTGTCCCCGTGTCACTGGAAATACAACTCAAACTCATTAAAACGGTATGCTGAATTGACATTTTTTGGgataattattcctttaaatgataCATGATAAAGTCCTCTCTTCTGATCACCTGAT
Coding sequences:
- the dram2b gene encoding DNA damage-regulated autophagy modulator protein 2b, encoding MWWFQEGLCILPVALVIWTAATFIFAYITAVILRHVDPLVPYISDTGTVAPERCVFGIMLNVSAFLGVATMYVRYKQLQALMDEYDTRLNRLNLLGFVLGCGSSLGMCVVANFQKTTLFSMHLVGAVLTFGVGALYIFVQTLLSYLMQPHVHSKTMFWTRLSVGIWTSASIISMFVSSVIMYSSLPGVEVNKKLHWTPGEPGFTAHIISTISEWSLALSFVSFFFTYIRDFKKINLRADVLLHCNHLYDSPHYRPVTARTPAETSPLLAGSI